In one Cronobacter dublinensis subsp. dublinensis LMG 23823 genomic region, the following are encoded:
- the hprR gene encoding response regulator transcription factor HprR, whose translation MKLLLIEDNEKARAWLEKGLREAGLVVDAVADGRDGLHLALEQDYALIILDIMLPGLDGWQVLRALRTAKATPVLCLTARDAVSDRVKGLELGADDYLVKPFSFAELLARVRAQLRRHAPAAATLQVADLTLDTARHAASRGDERIALTRQEFTLLWLLASRVGEILPRTLIASEVWGINFDSETNVVDVAIRRLRKKIDDPFPLKLIETVRGMGYRLNAPEESDA comes from the coding sequence ATGAAACTGCTACTGATTGAAGACAACGAAAAAGCCCGCGCGTGGCTTGAAAAAGGGCTGCGCGAGGCGGGGCTGGTGGTGGACGCCGTCGCCGACGGGCGCGATGGCCTGCACCTGGCGCTCGAGCAGGATTACGCGCTGATTATTCTCGATATCATGCTGCCGGGCCTCGACGGCTGGCAGGTGCTGCGCGCGCTGCGCACCGCCAAAGCCACGCCGGTGCTCTGCCTGACGGCGAGAGACGCGGTCAGCGATCGCGTCAAAGGGCTGGAGCTCGGCGCGGATGACTACCTGGTGAAGCCGTTTTCCTTTGCCGAACTGCTGGCGCGCGTGCGGGCCCAGCTACGTCGCCACGCGCCCGCTGCCGCGACGTTACAGGTGGCCGACCTCACGCTGGATACCGCGCGCCACGCCGCCAGCCGCGGCGACGAGCGGATTGCGCTGACCCGCCAGGAATTTACTCTGCTCTGGCTGTTGGCAAGCCGCGTCGGGGAGATTTTGCCGCGCACGCTCATCGCCAGCGAGGTCTGGGGCATCAACTTTGACAGCGAAACCAACGTGGTGGATGTCGCCATCCGCCGCCTGCGCAAGAAAATCGACGATCCGTTCCCGCTCAAGCTCATTGAAACCGTGCGCGGCATGGGATATCGCCTCAACGCGCCGGAGGAGAGCGATGCGTAG
- the uraH gene encoding hydroxyisourate hydrolase — MNRFQTLAAAALFALPGLALAASSNLLSVHVLNEQTGKPAPGVVVKLEKKQGDAWQPLNQATTDKDGRIKALWPDAPAAAGDYRVIFETGDYFASHKQSSFFPEVPVVFHIDNTDEHYHVPLLLSQYGYSTYRGS, encoded by the coding sequence ATGAACCGTTTTCAAACGCTTGCCGCCGCTGCCCTTTTCGCCCTGCCAGGTCTGGCGCTTGCCGCGTCGTCGAACTTACTGAGCGTGCATGTGCTCAATGAACAGACCGGCAAACCCGCGCCGGGCGTGGTGGTTAAACTGGAGAAAAAACAGGGCGACGCGTGGCAGCCGCTGAACCAGGCGACGACCGATAAAGATGGCCGTATCAAGGCGCTGTGGCCGGACGCGCCTGCCGCCGCGGGCGACTACCGCGTTATCTTTGAAACCGGCGACTACTTCGCCTCTCACAAACAGTCCAGCTTCTTCCCGGAAGTGCCGGTGGTGTTCCATATCGATAACACCGACGAGCACTACCACGTGCCGCTGCTGCTGAGTCAGTACGGCTACTCTACCTATCGCGGCAGCTGA